In the Streptomyces sp. 3214.6 genome, CCTTCCAGTCGGAGATCGACGGCAAGGTGCAGGGCTTCGACGTGTCCCTGATCGACCTGGTCGCCAAGGACCTGGGCGTGAAGCAGGAGATCGTCGACACGCCGTTCGAGAACTTCAAGACCGGCGCCTTCCTGAACTCCGGCCAGTGCGACCTGGCCGCGGCCGGCATGACCATCACCGAGGAGCGCAAGAAGAACGTCGACTTCTCCGACCCCTACTTCGACGCCACCCAGGCCGTCCTGGTCGACAAGGGCGTGGGCGTCACCTCGCTCGCCGACGTCAAGTCCAAGGGCCTCAAGCTCGGCGCCCAGGCGCAGACCACCGGCGAGGACTACGCCCAGAAGCAGGGCTTCGACCCGGTCTCCTTCGAGTCCTCCGACGCCGTCCTCAACGGTCTGCGCACCGGCCAGGTGAAGGCCGTCATCATCGACTACCCGGTCGTCCAGGGCTGGCTGAAGGACAAGGCCAACGCCGACGCCTTCAAGGTCGTCGACAACCTCAACACCGGTGAGCAGTACGGCTTCACGGTGAAGAAGGGCAACGCCAAGCTGCTGGCCGCCGTCAACAAGGCGCTGGCGGACGCGAAGGCCGACGGGACCTACAAGAAGCTGTACGAGCAGTGGATCGGCCCCTACGACGCGTCGGCCGCGTCCCCCGCCGCTTCGGCCTCCCCTTCGGCCTCCCCTTCGGCCTCGGCCTCCTGACCCATGGCTGATACGGACGTACGACTCCAGCCGAGGAAAAAGGGCCTGACCCGGCGCCAGAAGCGCAGCCTGTCGCGTGGCGTGCAGTACGCGGTGTTCGTCGCGGCGGTGATCGTCTTCGCGGTCACCGCCGACTGGGGCCGGCTGAAGAACCAGTTCGCCCAGTGGGACATCGCCAAGGAGATGTTCCCCGACGTCATCACGCTCGCGCTGAAGAACACCGTGCTGTACACGCTGTCCGGGTTCGCGCTCGGGCTGGTGCTCGGTCTCGTCATCGCGCTGATGCGGCTGTCGTCGGTCGGCCCGTACCGCTGGGTCGCCGCCGTCTACATCGAGATCTTCCGGGGTCTGCCCGCCCTGCTGATCTTCGTCTTCATCGGCGTGGCCGTCCCGCTGGCCTTCCCCGGCACGGAGATCATCGGCGGCACCTACGGCAAGGCGGCCCTCGGGCTCGGCGTGATCGGCGCCGCCTACATGGCGGAGACGTTCCGGGCCGGCATCCAGGCCGTGCCCAAGGGGCAGATGGAGGCCGCCCGCTCGCTGGGCTTCTCGCCCGCGCGCGCGATGGTCTCGATCATCATCCCGCAGGCGTTCCGGATCATCCTTCCGCCGCTCACCAACGAGCTGATCATGCTCTTCAAGGACTCCTCCCTGGTCCTGATCCTCGGCGTGACGCTGGAGGAGCGCGAACTGTCCAAGTTCGGCCGCGACCTGGCCAGCACGACCGCCAACTCCACGCCGATCCTGGTCGCCGGCCTCTGCTATCTGCTGGTGACCATCCCGCTCGGCTTCGTCGTGCGCCGTATGGAGGCGAAGGCCCAGGAGGCCGTGAAATGAGCCGACCCGAGATCGACGTACGCGGGCTGCACAAGTCCTTCGGCGACAACGAGGTGCTGCGCGGCATCGACCTGGAGATCGGCCAGGGCGAGGTCGTCTGCGTGATCGGCCCGTCCGGCTCGGGCAAGTCGACGCTGCTGCGCTGCGTGAACCTGCTGGAGGAGCCGACCAAGGGCCAGGTCTTCGTCGGCGGCACCGAGCTCACCGACCCCGATGTCGACATCGACGCCGTACGCCGTCGTATCGGCATGGTCTTCCAGCAGTTCAACCTCTTCCCGCACCTGTCGGTGACCGAGAACCTCACGCTGCCGCAGCGCCGCGTGCTCGGGCGCGGCAAGGCGGAGGCGGCGAAGGTGGCCGCCGAGAACCTGGAGCGGGTGGGGCTGTCGGAGAAGGCGACGGCCTACCCCGCCTCCCTCTCCGGCGGCCAGCAGCAGCGCGTCGCGATCGCCCGCGCCCTCGCCATGGGGCCCGAGGTGATGCTCTTCGACGAGCCGACGTCGGCGCTCGACCCGGAGCTCGTGGGGGACGTCCTCGCCGTCATGCGCATGCTCGCGAACGAGGGCATGACGATGATGGTGGTGACCCACGAGATGACCTTCGCCCGGGAGGTCGCCGACCGGGTCGTCTTCATGGACGGCGGTGTGATCGTCGAGGACGGCGCCCCGGCCGATGTCATCGGCAACCCGAGCCACGAGCGCACCCGCCACTTCCTCTCCCGCCTCCTCGACCCGGCGATGGCGCAGGTGGAGGAGGAGACCTCGGACCAGGTGGGCGGCCCGGAGAAGTAGTTCACCTGGTTCTTGCGAGGAGGCCCAGGCGTTCACGCCGGGGAGGAATCGCATCCGGGTATTGCGACGCGGAGCGTCGCCGCATCCGGTTCAGGGCGCGGAGCGCCCGTGCCGCTGTCGGTGTCGCCGGGGTGATGCGAACGCGTGTGCCGGTGATCGCTGGTCGGGGTGGTGGCTGCGGGATCGAGGGACGTGTGTGCGGCGGTCGTACGTATGGTCCTTCGAAGGGTTCGGGACGGCACAGTGTCCTGGCCGGGCTGTGAGGGGGCGAGATGGCACGCGTGGGGGTGGCTGCGGAAGGCGGGCATGCCCGGTACACGTACCGGCTGCGCGTGTCGTCCACCGCTTGCTCTGTCCTGGCGGCGGAGTGGGACCGGTGCCGCTGGGTGTGGAACGAATGTGTCGCGAAGTCCAGGGCCGTGCATCTGCACAACCAGGCGACCGGCGGGCAGGCCACGTGCGGGCCGGCGCAGCTCGACAGGATGCTGACCGAAGCCCGGAAGATGACGCCGTGGCTTCGTGAGGGCTCGTCGGTTGTCCAACAGCAGGTCATCCGTGACTTCGGCCGCTCCCGTGCCAAGGCGCGCAAGGACGTCCGCGAACGCCTGCCCATGACGCGCCGGGCGGGGATGCCGAAGTGGAAGACCAAACGGGAGGCACTGCCGTCCCTCGACTACACCCGGCGCGGGTTTGTCTGAAGGAGGGCCGTCTGCACCTGGCCGGGGGCGTCGTGGTGAGGGTGGTGTGGTCGCGGGAGCTGGCGGCTGAGCCGTCCTCGGTGAGTGTCTACCAGGACAGCCTGGGGCACTGGTACTGCTCCTTCGTCGTGCCCGCCCAGCTCCGGCCCCTGCCGGGGACCGGCCGGGTACTGGGTGTCGACTGGGGTGTGAAGGAGACCGCGACCACCACATCCGACGCGCACGACCTGCCGCACAGCGGGCACGGCAGGAAGGCTGAGGCGAAGCTGGCCCGGTACGACCGGATGATGGCCCGCCGCAAGCCGAAGAAGGGACAGCCCGGATCGAAGGGCTATCGCGAGGCGAAGAAACTGCGGGCGAAGGTGTACAAAAAGATTGCGAGGCAGCGTGCGGACACCGGCCGCAAGTGGGCCAAGAAGGTGGTCCGCGACCACGACGCCATCGCGGTGGAGGACTTCCGCCCGAAGTTCCTCGCCAAGACCACCATGGCCCGCAAGGCCGCTGACGCCGCCATCGGCGCCACCAAAGCAGCCCTGATCGAGATGGGCCGCAAGCGCGGGCGGGACATCCGCCTCGTCCATCCCGCGCACACCACGATGGACTGCGCGCACTGCGATGCGAGAGCCAAGCATCGCCTGCCGCTCGGTGAGCGCACCTACATCTGCACCGCGTGCGGAAACGTGTCCCCACGGGACAAGAACTCCGCATGCGTGATGCTCGTCCGGGCTGGTCTCAACCCGGCTGGTGCCGATGGCGGAAGACCTCCTGGAGCGCTGCTCCAGGAGGCAGCCTGAGCCAGGAATCCCCTCCCTTCAGGGAGGGGAGGATTCAATAGGGTGCTGTACATGAGCGATCGCGCGGTGCTGCACGTGAAGGGCCGAGTCCTCGTCGGCCGGGACGAGGACCAGGTCCGGGACGAGGTGTGGGTGGTCGGCGGCCGGATCTCATACGACCGTCCCGCCGGCGCCCGCGACATCCGCACCGTCGAGGGCTGGGCGCTGCCCGGTCTCGTCGACGCGCACTGCCATGTGGGCCTGGGCTCGCACGGGCCGGTCGAGCCGGACGTCGCCGAGAAGCAGGCGCTGACCGACCGCGAGGCGGGCACCCTGCTGATCCGTGACGCCGGCTCGCCCTCCGACACCCGCTGGGTCGACGACCGCGAGGACCTCCCGAAGATCGTCCGGGCGGGCCGGCACATCGCCCGCACCCGCCGCTACATCCGCGGCTACGCCCACGAGATCGAGCCCGACGACCTGGTCGCGTACGTCGCCCAGGAGGCCCGGCGCGGCGACGGCTGGGTCAAACTGGTCGGCGACTGGATCGACCGTGAGGTGGGCGACCTCGCCCCCAGCTGGCCCCGGGACGCGGTCGGGGCGGCCATCGCCGAGGCCCATCGGCTGGGCGCGCGGGTCACGGCGCACTGCTTCGCCGAGAGCTCGCTGCGCGACCTGGTCGAGTCGGGCATCGACTGCATCGAGCACGCGACGGGCCTCACACAGGAGCTGATCCCGCTGTTCGTGGAGCGCGGCGTGGCGATCGTCCCCACGCTCGTGAACATCGCGACGTTCCCGCAGCTCGCGGCCGGCGGCGAGGCCAAGTTCCCGCGTTGGGCGGCCCATCTGCGCGGCCTCCACGAACGCCGCTACGACACCGTGCGCGACGCCTACGACGCCGGCATCCCGGTCTTCGTCGGCACGGACGCCGGCGGCACCCTGCCGCACGGTCTGGTGGCCGCGGAGGTCGCCGAACTGGTCACGGCGGGCATCCCGCCGATCCAGGCGCTCTCGGCGACGACCTGGGGCGCACGCGCGTGGCTCGGACGCCCCGGCCTGGACGAGGGCGCCCCCGCGGACCTCGTCGTCTACGACACGGACCCGCGCGCGGACGTACGGGTGCTGGCGGCGCCGCGCCGGGTGGTGCTGAACGGGACGGTGGTGAGCTGAGCGCGGCGCGTGGCACGACAGGGACGTGAGGGGGAGTGCGCGGGGCGAGGGGAGTGAGGGGGGCGTCGCGCGAGGGGTTGTGGAGAACGTACGTGCCGATGGATTCGAAGATGTGCACGGAAAACTCACGTTGGAGTGAACTCGCGTCAGCCCGCTGACCGTTCACCCTTCGTACGTAATTCTTGCGGGGTCCCGAAGCGTCTCTTCTGGGGGTCCCACCCTTGAACGGCAACACCTTCCGCATGCCCGCACGCGCCCGTCGCGTCGCCACCGTCGTGGCGGCCACGGCCCTGGCCGCAGGTCCCGCGGCCCTGACCGGCGCGGGCCCCGCCCACGCGAGGGGCGACCAGGGCCGGGCGAGCGCGACCGTCCTGCGCACCGGCCTCGACGTGGCCCTGCTCGACAAGACCGTCGACGTCCCCCTCGCCGTCTCCCTCAACGAGGTGCGGGCCCCGCAGAGCGCCGAGAAGACCGCGCTCACCGCCGAGTTGAACGGCGTCGACGGCGGAAAGCCCTTCAGCGTCCTGCGCGCGGACGTCGCCGAGGCCAAGGCGACGGTCGACGGCGCGTCGGCCGAGGCCTCCACCCGCCTCGCGCACGCCAAGCTGCACATCCCCGGGCTCCCGCTGCTCTCCCTCATCGAGGTCGGCGCGGTCACCTCGAAGGCGACCTGCGAGGCCGGCAAGGCCCCGGTCGCCGCCGCCAACCTGCTCGGCTCGGTGACGGTCCTGGGCAAGAAGGTGTCGGTGAGCACGGGCGGCACGACGGACGTGAAGGTGCCGGGCGTGGGCGAGGTCCGCCTGGACCTGTCCAAGCGCGAGACGACGTCCCGCACGGCAGCCGCCACCGCCCTCGAACTCACCGTCTCCATCAACCCGTTGAACCTCAACGTCGCCCACGTCACCGGCACCCTGAGCCTCGCCGAGGCCACCTGCGAGACACCCGCCGCGCCGCAACAGGAAGAGGGGCAGGAGCAGGGACAGGGTCAGCAAGAGGGACAGGGACAGGGACAGGGACAGGGACAGGGACAGGAGCAGGGGCAGGGACAGGACCGGTCCGCCGAGTCGAGCCGTGCCCCGGCCGGTGACGTGAAGGCGCAGAGCGCGCCCGCACAGGCGGACCTTGCGCAGACCGGGGGCAGTTCGACGACCCCGTACCTCGCGGGCGGCGCTGTGGCGCTGCTGCTCGCGGGCGGGGGAGCGGTGGCGCTGGCCCGCCGCCGCGGCTGACCGGACGGGCGGGGGCACGGACACGGACGTCCCCCCGGTGCCCGCGCCCCGCCCTCATTCCCGGGTCAGTGCCAGCGCCTGGTCCAGTGCCTGGAGGAAACGGTTCACCGTCGCCCGGTCCCGTACCGCGAGACGCAGCCACCGCGCGTCCAGCCCCGGGAAGGTGTCCCCGCGCCGGACCGCGAACCCCAGGGTGCGCAGCCGCCCGCGGACGGCGGCGGCCCGGGGCAGTCGTACGAGGACGAAGGGACCGTCTGCGGGC is a window encoding:
- a CDS encoding amino acid ABC transporter permease, coding for MADTDVRLQPRKKGLTRRQKRSLSRGVQYAVFVAAVIVFAVTADWGRLKNQFAQWDIAKEMFPDVITLALKNTVLYTLSGFALGLVLGLVIALMRLSSVGPYRWVAAVYIEIFRGLPALLIFVFIGVAVPLAFPGTEIIGGTYGKAALGLGVIGAAYMAETFRAGIQAVPKGQMEAARSLGFSPARAMVSIIIPQAFRIILPPLTNELIMLFKDSSLVLILGVTLEERELSKFGRDLASTTANSTPILVAGLCYLLVTIPLGFVVRRMEAKAQEAVK
- a CDS encoding transporter substrate-binding domain-containing protein gives rise to the protein MITLPRRRIRLQAAVTATAGLMLVAACTSTDDGGSGSKTAAGGVELVKAGQLTTCTHLPYPPFQSEIDGKVQGFDVSLIDLVAKDLGVKQEIVDTPFENFKTGAFLNSGQCDLAAAGMTITEERKKNVDFSDPYFDATQAVLVDKGVGVTSLADVKSKGLKLGAQAQTTGEDYAQKQGFDPVSFESSDAVLNGLRTGQVKAVIIDYPVVQGWLKDKANADAFKVVDNLNTGEQYGFTVKKGNAKLLAAVNKALADAKADGTYKKLYEQWIGPYDASAASPAASASPSASPSASAS
- a CDS encoding SCO1860 family LAETG-anchored protein; translation: MNGNTFRMPARARRVATVVAATALAAGPAALTGAGPAHARGDQGRASATVLRTGLDVALLDKTVDVPLAVSLNEVRAPQSAEKTALTAELNGVDGGKPFSVLRADVAEAKATVDGASAEASTRLAHAKLHIPGLPLLSLIEVGAVTSKATCEAGKAPVAAANLLGSVTVLGKKVSVSTGGTTDVKVPGVGEVRLDLSKRETTSRTAAATALELTVSINPLNLNVAHVTGTLSLAEATCETPAAPQQEEGQEQGQGQQEGQGQGQGQGQGQEQGQGQDRSAESSRAPAGDVKAQSAPAQADLAQTGGSSTTPYLAGGAVALLLAGGGAVALARRRG
- a CDS encoding amidohydrolase family protein gives rise to the protein MSDRAVLHVKGRVLVGRDEDQVRDEVWVVGGRISYDRPAGARDIRTVEGWALPGLVDAHCHVGLGSHGPVEPDVAEKQALTDREAGTLLIRDAGSPSDTRWVDDREDLPKIVRAGRHIARTRRYIRGYAHEIEPDDLVAYVAQEARRGDGWVKLVGDWIDREVGDLAPSWPRDAVGAAIAEAHRLGARVTAHCFAESSLRDLVESGIDCIEHATGLTQELIPLFVERGVAIVPTLVNIATFPQLAAGGEAKFPRWAAHLRGLHERRYDTVRDAYDAGIPVFVGTDAGGTLPHGLVAAEVAELVTAGIPPIQALSATTWGARAWLGRPGLDEGAPADLVVYDTDPRADVRVLAAPRRVVLNGTVVS
- a CDS encoding amino acid ABC transporter ATP-binding protein; translation: MSRPEIDVRGLHKSFGDNEVLRGIDLEIGQGEVVCVIGPSGSGKSTLLRCVNLLEEPTKGQVFVGGTELTDPDVDIDAVRRRIGMVFQQFNLFPHLSVTENLTLPQRRVLGRGKAEAAKVAAENLERVGLSEKATAYPASLSGGQQQRVAIARALAMGPEVMLFDEPTSALDPELVGDVLAVMRMLANEGMTMMVVTHEMTFAREVADRVVFMDGGVIVEDGAPADVIGNPSHERTRHFLSRLLDPAMAQVEEETSDQVGGPEK